The following is a genomic window from Streptomyces chrestomyceticus JCM 4735.
CCCCGCCCGGTAGTGCGCCAGGCCGTGCCGCAGGTCCGTGATGAGGTCCGCGAGGTCGTCGGAGATCCGGCACGCGACGGGCGCGCTGCGCGGTACGTACGGGTCGAAGACCTCGGAGTACACGTCCACCGGGTCCAGCAGCCGCGCGAACCGCTCCCGCAGCTCGTCGACGTCCGGCTCCGGGCCCACGTCGGGCTCGTACCGCTCGTCCGGCACGATGTCCTCGTGCGCCCCCAGACGGCCGCCGGTCAGCAGCAACTGGGAGACCTCCAGCAGCAGGAACGGCACGGCGCTGTCCGGCTCGTCACCCTTGGCCACCTCGGTGACCGCGACGATGAAGCTCTCGATCGAGTCGGAGATCTGAACGGCGAAATCGTCCGGATCCCGCGTGGCGTCGTGCAGCCTGGCATCAGACATCGAGAAGTCTCCTCCCTTCGAAGGCCCGCCCGAGCGTGACCTCGTCGGCATACTCCAGATCGCCCCCGACGGGCAGTCCGCTGGCCAGCCGCGTCACCCGCAGGCCCATCGGCTTGACCATGCGCGCGAGGTACGTGGCCGTGGCCTCGCCCTCCAGGTTCGGGTCGGTGGCCAGGATCAGCTCGGTGATCGTGCCGTCCGCGAGCCTGG
Proteins encoded in this region:
- a CDS encoding DUF5063 domain-containing protein translates to MSDARLHDATRDPDDFAVQISDSIESFIVAVTEVAKGDEPDSAVPFLLLEVSQLLLTGGRLGAHEDIVPDERYEPDVGPEPDVDELRERFARLLDPVDVYSEVFDPYVPRSAPVACRISDDLADLITDLRHGLAHYRAGRVSEALWWWQFSYLSNWGPTASAALRALQSLVAHVRLDQPLDELDGLDTDSDAADGDEERLAEEAGKVMAAEIAGPLGLRGV